GTCAGGAGGATGCACTCAGTTGTTCCCAGGGGCATGAAGATGAACAGCAAGATAAAGCAGCTCAGACCAGGATGGCCTTCTTGGGGCCTCAGAGATTGACCAGCATCTCGGGGATACAATTTGTGGTGAAGCAGATGTCCAAGAAAAAAGAGGCTGGAGAGGAAAATGTACTTTAGGGAGTGGAGCCTGTGGCCCAGCACTGACAGCAAGATGAGTGTGTTGCTTACCAGGGTGAGGAGGTAGGAAGTTAAGAACCCATAAAGAGAATCCTTTCCAGCCCTGGGTGTTTTGAGAAGCCCAGAAGGAGGAATCCCACTGGGGAGCTTTGTTTGACCATGGCCTGTTCCTGTTCAGAAGTGGAAGGATGAGATGAGTGAGCTCCAACCTGTTTTGTAAAAAGTCAACTCAGATGCTTGTCAGGCCACATTAAGTGGACAtttctcccctccttctctcctagGCTCCCATTCCCAGTACATCACCATCCAGCACCTCTGTTACCTTGATCTTCCTGGTCAAGCTTTGTCTAGTGGGAGGACGGAAAGCAGCAATATGGTAGACAATGGATGGAGCTCCACTCTGGTGCCTCTGACtttctggttgaacacaaaggcAATTGACATATAACGTGTTTATTATTCTTCATTAAATCTGCAGTAACTTATTGAGCATGTATCTTCTGGATGAACAGAATGAATACTGTAGTCATTCTGTACATCCAGaaagagttagaaaaaaaattttgttgtttgcGTATGCAGATttagcaataaaattttattttttgggtctGGAGATTTTACCCAGGGATACTACATCACTGAGCTAAATTgtgagcttttttatttttttattctaagttgctctgaggatatatatatatatatatatatatatatatatatatatttcaaattttgtttttctacatagcagtagagtgtattttgacatatatacacacatggagtataacttattctaacttGGATCCCATTcttcttgtttcaattttttatttattctttttaattatacatgagagtataatgtacatgatgtggagtttcactgggcATGTGtttgtatatgaacataggaaagttatgttcgattcattctgctgtctttcctattccactTCCCACTCCCTTCCTTTCATCTTGCTATATTTCTAAGGACGGCCTTGAACTTGAAGTccttctctcagcctcctgagaggtgTGTCTTATGGTGCTTGGCCACATTTAACAAAACTTCAAGGTCAAAAATACCAGACTACAgaatgtttaaatttaatttttatttccctaggGCAAAACCATTTTCCCAAGGAAATGATACAGCCATAATTTTGCCGATTGTTTAAGGCAAGGGACTACAGCTCTGCTTGTGTTTCTGCTTGGTCATCCAAGAACCATTGTAGCTGGTGTGGTGGTAAATGGCATGTAATTTCAGCTCTTTGGAAGGCTTAGGGAGGAGGTTCAGAAGCTGGAGGACAGTCTAGGCAACCTAGTGAGAGactgtctcaataaaataaaaagggctgggaatatagctcagtggttaaacatgcgtgggttcaatccctggacagatgcacagaTGGGCGTGTGCTTCCACATCCAAATACACACATGGAGCACCCCCACTGTATAGCAGTCCTTGAACTCTTCATAATGATGCTCTTGGTTTTAAGAGTTAGCATGCCTGCAGGCCCAGCATGAGGCAGTGTGAAAGAAATGATTGTACCCCTGTGGGGGCTTCACACTCAGTGAGACCTACCTTGAAGGAATCAAATAGGAACATGGGAAAGGCTGGAAGTTTCATTatgcaataattaaaatgtagAGGATTCATGACAAAAACTACCATGTTCCTTATAAAACAATTGCTGACAAACCTGCAAAGCAGCATCACCACTGCTGGTCACCAAGCCTTTTCCTTGTACCATAATGCAAGTTTGTACCTGCTTTTGTTTGCAGTGGAGGCAACCAGAGGCAGAATATATGTATTAAGGAAGAGAGGTTTTGCACTCTATATAATGATAGTGTATACAGACAGATCAGCTAGATGGTTTTGTCCcttccctgtttaaaaaaataattatgacttATTAACATAAGAGTTTTCTCTACAAATAAAAACCCCTAACCTCAACATTTTGTGCAATATAGGCAAAtaggatgaaggaaaaaaaaaagctgccaaTTATTTTGTTCTGGGACATAAGGGTGGGGTGGCCCttttttcctcttcagaaagaCTATATCACTAGAAAAATACAGAGTTGCCTGTAGTGATGTTCAGGCCTGTGATcctggggaggatgaggcaggaggatcactagttcaaagccagccattcTCAGCAACCAGGCGGGACcccaaacaacttagcaagaccctgtctcaaactaaaaaataaataaagggctgggggtatggctcagtggttaaggacccttGGTTCAACTCctgatacaaaaacaaacaaacaaaaaacaccactGGGTTGATAGTGAACATTTTAAgcagaaatttgattttttttcatactgtcTTTATTAACTATTTGAGACTTCagactttttatattaaaattcaaaccttcagaaatttaaaaaatattttttagttatagatggacacaatagctttattttatttttatatgtggtttgaacccagtgcctccaatatgctaggcaagagctctatctctgagccacaaccccatcccccagAAGAATTTTAAGAGTAGTGTAAAGAGAGAACTTGAACATACCCTTTATTTCAATGTTATTAGTATGTGCCACTTTTTAATCATTCCATTTTTGCCTTtgcattttcaattatatttattctatGCCATTGAAGAGTGGGTAGCATATATAAAGCCTCTTCATTGCTTCATGTTTCTAGGAAAACAGAAGTTCTTTTATTTAAGAACAGCagaatattgataaaataattacTCAGTAGACTATACTCATAATTGTGTCAATAAtgtccttcacatttttttttctttaagaaatatacTGTATGCCTATCCTTGGCTTCTCCTTTCCCTTGTCACAGAGATCTTGAGCCTTAAAGTGCAGGCTGATGGGTTCAGGTTCTACATGAGAAGCTGAGGGTTTGCAGGGGTGTGTCTTCTTACACTCAATAAACACGGAGGGATCAAGAAAACCATCGAGACTCCCAGAATTGAAGGCAAATAAAGATAATGTATAGAAGAAAGAAGTCTTCACAGTAAAGGAGGTATCTGGATGGATGGGTCAAGGAAAGCTTTTTAGAGGAAGGGACATGAATTTTTGCTGTGCAAACAGTGGGGGACACAGATGGCGAGCTCACAGATTAGGGATGGGATGGCAGCCTCCCTGGCAATTATGAGGCAGGAACCGAGAGTCTCTGAGCACAGACGATTTTAGGAAGACCAATGAGGTGAGAGGTGGCAAGCTGGTGGTCTGGTGGGCAGAAAGTGCCCTGGGAGTTTGTGGCATGGCATGCTCATCTCCCCATCCTGGGGTATCCATATGTGTTAAAAGacacctttcatttccctttttgtgcagatttcttctttttggtcttctattttccttccttcatcATTGTTCTTCCCCTTGAAGATAAGATTTGTtcccttttaaaaagtaattatccAAATAAAAGTGCAACTAAACCTTACTTATGGATTATATGGAATAATAGAATAAACACATGGTGTCCCAGTACTCTCCACCCCCATTTAAGAACACAACACCTCAGGAGTCTTCTGGGCACCCCTCCCTGAaaacatctctttctttctctctggagaTGGAAGCACTCCTCTCATTAGTTGAAGTCCTCATCTTTTTAAACTCCATAGTGCCTTATCTTTTCTATCTCCGTAACTGCCTACCCATTTCACTGATCCTTGAACTGCAGCATTTCTCATATTCTTGCTCTCTTGACAACTTGTCTcactttatactttttaaaaaatatcttcactttaaattttcctttgacTCTGGTTCCCTCTTATTTCTACATGGTCCTTCTCTCTAGGCCTAATATAAAGCAAGCActacttttcctcctccttgttatttacacacacacacacacacacacacacacacacacacacacacattcatttattCCCTTATTGATTACCAGAGAGCCATCCCTTTACTAGTTGCTGCAAGATAATGAGTTATAAATGCTGATCTACATTCCAATGATAACCTCCTATTATTTTAGCAGTTTTTCCTTATATTCCAGACACTGTGTTTGGTGATTTCCTGGAATCTCTGAAATTTGCAATTTAACTAATACTAGCCcttctttatagaaaaagaaagtctCATAAGTGTTGATTAACTTGCAGAAAGCTACCCAGTCTCTGGCACTTAAGCCCCAGTTCaagaaagctgggtgtggtgacacctGCCCATgatcctagtgatttgggagactgaggcaggaagatttccagtttaagtccagcctcagcaatttagtgagaacctgtctcaaaataaaaagacctgggaatgtatctcagtggtaaagcacatgtgggttcaacccccagtaactCCTCATCAGGCAGGATTTCCAACACTATTgagtgaaaggttaataaaataggtacttgtcactccatttctctatatgcttaacaaaacactgttgaaatcttaagaactgtttgctaatcttgttctcAGAAATGTGCTGTCCCTAACtgtggactgtctgctaatcttgttcccagaatgagctgtccccaactgccaaactacaaaatgtaacttctctcgcTGCTCTCTccagggaaagtatataagctctgctcaagctgttctcagggctctatctctctttgctatagagagagccctagcatgctggtctccaaataaactcacccttctgcttttgcataagacagtctcttgcggtctcttactccgacgtttcgccggacccttacatttggtgcattGGCCGGGAACTGcgcatcgccggacagggagacctcaacaagactcctttaggggggtaagtaaggcgccttaccttcttcttctcctcctccttcttctccttcttgtttttcctttgcgatcGCTCAGagtctggttttgggctggagagcgtaagctctcagggccttctggttttgggctggagagcgtaagctctcagggccttctggttttgggctggagagcgtaagctctcagagccttctggtttttctggttttctggttttgggtTGGCAGAGTGTGGTTGTCAGCGGAGAGCGTAAGTTCCCCCTGGCGGTGGTGGATAGACGTGTCCCTGAAGCCACAGACCACGTCTCCTCAAAGGACGCTTTGGGAGACTCTGGGGGGGACGGAGGTGCCCCCATCTGGGAGGGACAAGGTGCCCTcatctgtattctgctgccaacccgtctggtcTTGCCGGCATCTATTCTTTCTCTCAGGTTGAATTCACtatctgtttttaatctttaccTCTGAACTTGTGTTACACGTTTACTGTTTACTGTGTGTCCATGTTTGTGTCACATTTATATTGTCCCTGTCTTTGttcaagtaactttcattatgggACAGAGTCATTCCACGCCTCTGTCCCTGATCCTTGATCACTGGGCTGAAGTCCGCATAagggctcagaatctttctttttcagtaaaacgctggacctggcagactctctgtGCCACAGAATGGCCCGCCTTTGGAGTTGGATGgcctccagaaggatctttctactcCCCATTGATTCAAAAAGTCAGAGATACTGTTTTTCAGCTGGGGCcacatagccatccagatcaacagccaTATATCTTAACTTGGCAGGACCTTTATGAATCTCCTCCTCCTTGGGTGAAGGCTTTTCTTGTCCCTGTTCCTGCTCCTACCCCTCCCCCTACGATTCTATCTCTCaaacctcctcctccaccctttgttctccctgagtctcaagatttgactctgctggaccctcctccctttccttatcccctgcctccgttccccaacccccaacaccctctaaGTGATTCCCCTGCTGCTGGCTCAGCTTCTCCACCATTGAAGGAGGTTAAGCAAGCCCAGCATCCTTCAGATGACTTCCCCGAGGCACACatagcccctcctcccctggaggaagcTGGCCCGGCTAAAGGAACTCGCCGGCAGTGAATGATTAAAAACCCTGAAGCCCCCGTGATACTTCCCCTCCGTCCTCATGGGCCAATGATAGAAGATGGCCATGgtggagaaatgaaaatctaccagtattggcctttctcctcttcagatctatataactagaaaaataacAATCCCCCTTTTTCCGAGGACCCCACCCGGCTCACAGGTCTGATAGAAtcattgatgttttcacaccagcctactttggatgactgccaacaactcTTAGGCACTCTCTTCACGACAGAGGAATGAGAGAGAATCCTcctggaagcaagaaaaaatattctcGGACCAGATGGGCGACCGACACAACTTCCCAACATAATCGAAGCTGACTTCCCCTTGAACCGACCTAACTGGGACCCCaacacctttgaaggtagggagcatctgtccacttACTGCCGGGCTCTAATAGCGGGTCTCCGAGCAGCCGCTAGACGGCCAACTAATTTGAccaaggtaagagagattattcagGGCCCTAATGAATCACCCTCTATGTTTCTGGAGAGAATTATGGAGGCATATAGGAGATATACTCcttttgatcctcaggcagaggatcaaaaggcatctgtcacGATGGCCTTTATTGGGCTAGCTGCCCTAGATATTAGAAAAAAGTTACAACGCTTAGATGGATTACAAGATATGACTTtgagagatttagtcagagaagctgagaaggtatattataagagagaaactgaggaagaaaaggaacaaaggagggagaaagaaagggagcaaagggagaaagaaagggagcaaagggaggatgaaagaagcaaaagacagactgaggcattgactaaggtcctgatcacaacaacaaataggccagAAGTTAGGAGACAGGGAGACAAAAAGGGATACCTGGGCCCACGCCAGAAGCCACATCTGGCCTCAGATCAATGTGcctactgtagagaaaaaggacactgggTCAAAGAGTGCCCTAGAAAGAAACAGCCACACCAACCAGCCGTTCTAACTCTGGAGGATGACTAGGAAAGTCGGGGCTCGGATCCCTTCCCCGAGCTCAGGGtaacttttgaagtggaggggaccccagtaaactttgaagtggatacaggggcagtatactcagcccttaaggcccCATTGGGCCCTCTATCAACTAAAAGGTCTCTAGTTCAAGGGGCTAATGGCAGTAAATATCGGGcttggacaactaagaggaccatggacctgggaaaaggaaaagtccatcactccttcctagtgatCCCAGAATGCCCAGCCCCATTGATGGGCAGAGATCTGCTCACCAAACTCCGGGCCACaataacttttaaccctgaaggcccccaaatggaatttctaaatccttcagtaaaaactcctatagtcatggctttaactatgtcagtagaagatgaacatcaactcttcacacccccaagactgatcaaacaggcaagctaccccagaaatggataacagattacccagatgcctgggcagaaactgctgggttAGGCCTCGCCGTAAAACAACCTCCAATAATGGTGgagttaaaaacctcagcctccccaattaatattaaacaatatcctctgagcaaagaagctaaagatgggataaggccccatattcagaaatatctggccttaggGGTCCTAAGGTCCTGTCAATcggcctggaacactcccctgctACCAGTAAAAAAACCAGGAACCGGGGACTATCACCCTGTTCAAGACTTAAGAGAGATCAACAACAGAGTGCAGGACATTCACCCCACAGTACCTAATCCGTACAATCTGCTTAGTACCCTTAACCCCGAGCGAAAATGGTATACTGTCctggacttaaaagatgctttcttttgcttaccTCTGCATAAAGATAGTCAATTGCTGTTTGCTTTCGAGTGGGTAGACCCAGAAACCGGAACATCTGGTCAACTAACTTGGACCAGACTTCCACAGGGGTTCAAGAACTCCCCCACTCTTtttgatgaagccctccacagagatCTCAATAACTTCAGAACCATGCACCCTGAAGTCACCCTActccaatatgtggatgaccTGCTACTGGCAGCGGAcaccaaggaaaactgtgagtctgggacTCAAGCACTACTATCTGAGCTTGCTCAACTCGGGTATAGAGCTTCTgtcaaaaaggcccaaatttgccagcaagaagtaatcttcctggGCTATTCCCTTAGGGGCGGTAAACGAtggctcactgagcccagaaaacaaactgTTGTGCAGATACCACCCCCATCTAATAAGAGGCAACTCAGAGAGTTTCTTGGGACTGCTGGCTTTTGCAGGTTATGGATACCTGGGTTTGCAACCTTAGCTGCTCCTTTATACCTGTTGTTAAAGGGAAATGCCCAATTCCAATGGAACCCTGAACACCAACAAGCTTTTGATAACATCAAAAGGGCGCTGCTATCTGCTCCGGCCTTAGCACTCTCAGATGTAGAAAAACCCTTTACTGTCTAcattgaggaaaagaaaggaatagcATGAGGAGTGCTTACTCAAACTTTAGGACCTTGGAAAAGGCCTATAGCCTACTTATCTAAAAAGCTGGACCCAGTGGCTAGTGGATGGCCTCATTGCCTAAAAGCTTTAGCAGCGGCGGCCCTACTAATCAAAGATGCTGATAAGTTAACGCTGGGGCAGAAGCTAACCATTATAGCCCCCCATGCCCTAGAGAGCATCATCCGCCAGCCACCAGACAGATGGCTATCAAACTCTAGAATAACACACTATCAGAGCCTGTTGCTTGACAAGGACAGAATAATATTGGGACCCCCCGCCCCGCTTAACCCGGCTACACTACTACCTGAACAATCATCAGAACCCGTCACTCATGACTGTCAACATATACTGGCAGAAGAAACCAGTATACGATGGGATTTAAAGGACCAGCCACTGCCCCACTCTGAGATCATATGGTTTACTGATGGCAGCAGCTTTCTCCAGGACGGTAAGCGGTGGGCTGGGGCAGCAATTGTTAGCAGAACTAAAGTCATCTGGTCCTCTAACCTCCCAGAGGGAACATCGGCTCAAAAGGCAGAGCTGATCGCCCTCACAAAGGCATTAGAGCTGGCAGCAGGCAAAAAGGCCACCATATACACAGATAGCCTCTATGCCTTCGCTACCGCTCATATACATGGGGCTATCTACCAGCAAAGGGGACTATTAACCTcagcaggaaaagaaataaagaacaaagatgaGATCCTCTGCCTCCTCTCAGCAATACAAAGCCCTAAAGAACTAGCTATAGTGCACTGTCCAGGACACCAGAAAGGAAATGATCCCGTAGCGGTTGGAAACAGGAGGGCAAATAAAGAGGCTAAATTGGCAGCTCTAAACAGAGTaaccatgttaacactttccaTACGGGGGAAATATGAGTCAGGAGGTTTAACTACATCGGAGCACCCCGACAACTTAACATCTGAGGACACTGACACTGAACTCCTTGACAACACTGAACCCAActtgcaatttcagaaagccctacacTACGTTAATAATGTACATCAACTCACTTACCTTGGCTCAAAGAAACTGCAGGCATTCCTAAAAgatcaagaacagagttttccactAACTGGCTCACAGCGAAAAAAATTAGCTGAACGAATAACAAAAGCCTGTCGGGTCTGTCAATTGGTTAATGCTTACCCCTCCAAGCTTCCTATAGGAAGGTGCCTTCGaggaaccagaccaggacaattctgggaagtggactttactgaaattaagccagcaaggtatggacttaaatatctcctatctttgtagatacattttcaggatggattGAAGCCTTCCCCGCAAAAAAAGAAACCGCGCAAATGGTggtcaagaagatcctggaagatatttttccaagatacggcctgcctaaggtaataggGTCTGATAATGGACCGGCGTTCatggcccaggtaagtcaggggttagccaggaccctggggattaattggaagTTACATTGCgcttatagaccccagagctcaggacaaatagaaagaatgaatagaaccattaaagagaccttgaCGAAATTAAGCTTAGAGAccggcataaaagattggactatgctcctgccttatgcaTTGTTTTGTGCAAGAaatactccctctgtttctttgtgtaaccttaccccctatgaaattctctatggtgcccctcctccagtaAGGGACCTGACCCCAACTCTAAGACCTACCAATTCCTTtcacacccccttgcttgacagactaaaagctcttgaaagaacccagcaatacctgtggaaacagctggccactgcctaccaaccTGGGGACGAAGGGACTCCATACCGATATCAAGTAGGAGACTTCGTCTACGTAAGATgacatcaggtgtcatccctAGAACCTCGCTGGAAAGGACCATACTAGGTGCTACTTGTAACACCTACAGCAGTAAAGGTAGAAggaatcacttcctggatccatgcctctcatctcaagcctGCTCCCTGTCCAGACTCTGGCTGGAAATTGGAAAAGACTGATAACCCTCTCAAATTGCGTATTCGCCGTGTGGATAGGGCTAAGGATCCTCCCCTTGACCATCAGTAGTCCTAATCCTCATCAGCCTGTTCAGCAGCGATGGCTGATCATAAATCCTACTGGACAGGAAGTATGGTCTGTCTTGCACACAGCCCCCTTAGGGACCTGGTGGCCATCTCTCCACCCGGATATTTGTCAGCTGGCTATAGGTCTTTCCTATTGGGATATCCCTGATGAAAAagatcccactaaaattccattaaatccccTCCGTATCATAGATAATGgaaacaaacattatggatgtagGGACATACAAGCTAGATGTAGGTTGGCTAGCCTGGATTATTATGTTTGCCCGGCGGACTATCGAAGCCGCAAACAGTCACGGCTGTGTGGGGGAAAAACCGACTTCTTCTGTAAGTCATGGGGATGTGAGCATACAGGGGCTATCTGGTGGAACCCAGACTCCCCTGACAGTCTGATTCGGGTAGGAAGGAATAATACTAAATTAAATCCCAAACAATGTCTCCCATTTAAATGGAGCCCCCAAGTGGAAACTTCTGGACTAGTTGACCCTACTCCATGTAACACAAATAGCCTATGCAACCCCCTAAATATAACCTTTACctccaaaggaagaaaccagaatgTCTGGGCATGGCTTTCAGGAAAAACCTATGGAATGAGATTTTACACCACAGGATATGATTTTGGCCTTTGGTTCACCATCAGgttggagagaaaagaaattccCTTGGCCATAGGACCCAATCCCATCAAGCCAGAAATTGGGCCTCATAGAccacctgaacctaaacctactAGGGACCTTTCACTTTCCCATACTCCTCAAGTTTCACCTTCATTTTCTTCCCCAATTCAGAGTGAAGTCAACCCCTTCCCCTGGAGGCTAACTGAAAGAGCCTTTGCTGTGCTGAATTTCGCACAACCAGATCTCACTCAGTCTTGTTGGCTCTGtctctcctctgctcctccttATTATGAAGGGATAGCAATTGATGGGACTTATGCAGTAAAAGCGCAGAGTTCCTCCTGTAACTGGGGTGAAAATCCTAAGTTAACCCTCCCAGAAGTAACCGGGACAGGCTTATGTATAGGGTCTCCACCTAAAAGTAAACAACACTTATGTATCCAGACAAAACATATTGGCATCACACAGGGTTTCCTTACTCCTGATAATGGAACTTTGTGGGCATGTGACACAGGGTTGACTCCTTGCATTTCAGCCCAGATATTTAACAACTCTGTAAATTATTGTGtaatggtgcagatgtttcccagagtgctctatcatgacGCAGATTCATTTGAAGATCAAATAGAGGAACATACAACCCGGTTTCGCAGAGAACCTGTATCCCTCACTTtagccatcttattaggaatgggaattgctgcAGGGGTGGGCACAAGGACTACTGCCCTGGTCCGtgggacacaacaaatgacccaattagaaacagcaatggaccaaaacttaaagatattagaaacctccatcacagctttacaagaatctttaacctctctctctctgaagttgttttacagaacaggcaAGGGTTGGACCTCTTCTTCTTGAGAGAAGAGGGCCTTTGTGCTGCATTAAGGgaagaatgttgtttttatgccGACCATACTGGAGTTGTAAAAGAATCAATGAGTAAACTAAGAAGACGCCTTGAAGAGcgtcaaagagagagagagacccaaaaAAGGTGGTATGAgtcttggttcacacagtcccCCTGGTTAACTATGCTTTTATCAGCCTTGGCCGGTCctctaataattcttatattgttgctaacattaggaccctgtttgctcaaccgtgtagtttcctttctccagGCCCAAATTGGACAAATCAAATTTATGGTAATCAGACAACTATATACCCCACTAGTAGACACGGAATGTGACACCCcccaatgatcacttttatgattaaaagtagccagaagaagaagtgaaaaatgaaaggttaataaaataggtacttgtcactccatttctctatatgcttaacaaaacactgttgaaatcttaagaactgtttgctaatcttgttctcAGAAATGTGCTGTCCCTAACtgtggactgtctgctaatcttgttcccagaatgagctgtccccaactgccaaactacaaaatgtaacttctctcgcTGCTCTCTccagggaaagtatataagctctgctcaagctgttctcagggctctatctctctttgctatagagagagccctagcatgctggtctccaaataaacccacccttctgcttttgcataagacagtctcttgtggtctcttactccgacgtttcgccggacccttacattgaGTACTTGTAGAAATTGAAGggctgaagaagaagaagaaacttaTAACTTACTTG
Above is a genomic segment from Urocitellus parryii isolate mUroPar1 chromosome 8, mUroPar1.hap1, whole genome shotgun sequence containing:
- the LOC144256739 gene encoding LOW QUALITY PROTEIN: uncharacterized protein LOC144256739 (The sequence of the model RefSeq protein was modified relative to this genomic sequence to represent the inferred CDS: inserted 1 base in 1 codon; deleted 2 bases in 1 codon; substituted 7 bases at 7 genomic stop codons) → MGQSHSTPLSLILDHWAEVRIRAQNLSFSVKRWTWQTLCATEWPAFGVGWPPEGSFYSPLIQKVRDTVFQLGPHSHPDQQPYILTWQDLYESPPPWVKAFLVPVPAPTPPPTILSLKPPPPPFVLPESQDLTLLDPPPFPYPLPPFPNPQHPLSDSPAAGSASPPLKEEAGPAKGTRRQXMIKNPEAPVILPLRPHGPMIEDGHGGEMKIYQYWPFSSSDLYNXKNNNPPFSEDPTRLTGLIESLMFSHQPTLDDCQQLLGTLFTTEEXERILLEARKNILGPDGRPTQLPNIIEADFPLNRPNWDPNTFEGREHLSTYCRALIAGLRAAARRPTNLTKVREIIQGPNESPSMFLERIMEAYRRYTPFDPQAEDQKASVTMAFIGLAALDIRKKLQRLDGLQDMTLRDLVREAEKVYYKRETEEEKEQRREKEREQREKEREQREDERSKRQTEALTKVLITTTNRPEVRRQGDKKGYLGPRQKPHLASDQCAYCREKGHWVKECPRKKQPHQPAVLTLEDDXESRGSDPFPELRVTFEVEGTPVNFEVDTGAVYSALKAPLGPLSTKRSLVQGANGSKYRAWTTKRTMDLGKGKVHHSFLVIPECPAPLMGRDLLTKLRATITFNPEGPQMEFLNPSVKTPIVMALTMSVEDEHQLFTPPTDQTGKLPQKWITDYPDAWAETAGLGLAVKQPPIMVELKTSASPINIKQYPLSKEAKDGIRPHIQKYLALGVLRSCQSAWNTPLLPVKKPGTGDYHPVQDLREINNRVQDIHPTVPNPYNLLSTLNPERKWYTVLDLKDAFFCLPLHKDSQLLFAFEWVDPETGTSGQLTWTRLPQGFKNSPTLFDEALHRDLNNFRTMHPEVTLLQYVDDLLLAADTKENCESGTQALLSELAQLGYRASVKKAQICQQEVIFLGYSLRGGKRWLTEPRKQTVVQIPPPSNKRQLREFLGTAGFCRLWIPGFATLAAPLYLLLKGNAQFQWNPEHQQAFDNIKRALLSAPALALSDVEKPFTVYIEEKKGIAXGVLTQTLGPWKRPIAYLSKKLDPVASGWPHCLKALAAAALLIKDADKLTLGQKLTIIAPHALESIIRQPPDRWLSNSRITHYQSLLLDKDRIILGPPAPLNPATLLPEQSSEPVTHDCQHILAEETSIRWDLKDQPLPHSEIIWFTDGSSFLQDGKRWAGAAIVSRTKVIWSSNLPEGTSAQKAELIALTKALELAAGKKATIYTDSLYAFATAHIHGAIYQQRGLLTSAGKEIKNKDEILCLLSAIQSPKELAIVHCPGHQKGNDPVAVGNRRANKEAKLAALNRVTMLTLSIRGKYESGGLTTSEHPDNLTSEDTDTELLDNTEPNLQFQKALHYVNNVHQLTYLGSKKLQAFLKDQEQSFPLTGSQRKKLAERITKACRVCQLVNAYPSKLPIGRCLRGTRPGQFWEVDFTEIKPARYGLKYLLXFVDTFSGWIEAFPAKKETAQMVVKKILEDIFPRYGLPKVIGSDNGPAFMAQVSQGLARTLGINWKLHCAYRPQSSGQIERMNRTIKETLTKLSLETGIKDWTMLLPYALFCARNTPSVSLCNLTPYEILYGAPPPVRDLTPTLRPTNSFHTPLLDRLKALERTQQYLWKQLATAYQPGDEGTPYRYQVGDFVYVRXHQVSSLEPRWKGPYXVLLVTPTAVKVEGITSWIHASHLKPAPCPDSGWKLEKTDNPLKLRIRRVDRAKDPPLDHQ